Proteins from a single region of Harmonia axyridis chromosome 4, icHarAxyr1.1, whole genome shotgun sequence:
- the LOC123678764 gene encoding uncharacterized protein LOC123678764 encodes MVNRVICFCVVVLVASVQSAKDLPSYFPRCFRNDPKLNECLLKATETVKPFLIKGVPELNVPTIEPLVIPQIELEQGSQALNFKASLRNVTVHGLSSYKLDRFDFDVPNLQFFCGGHVEKLELEGKYKVTGKILIAPIQGEGVFTATVGKTRMDVYQKVKEVTKKGQIYIAPVHTNSSITVGNPKAKLDGLFNNNEELNKATNQVISDNIDVLFEDLKPVLEKVITDYLENILLAALEDQVPFAKLYPIKKDGF; translated from the exons ATGGTCAATAGAGTTATTTGTTTTTGTGTGGTGGTTTTAGTGGCGAGTGTGCAATCTGCAAAAGATTTAC cTTCATATTTTCCAAGATGCTTTAGGAATGATCCCAAACTGAACGAATGTTTATTGAAAGCTACTGAAACTGTCAAACCTTTCCTAATCAAAGGTGTACCTGAACTCAATGTCCCCACAATAGAACCACTAGTTATTCCACAAATCGAATTGGAACAGGGATCCCAAGCCTTAAATTTCAAAGCATCATTGAGAAATGTTACTGTCCACGGTCTTTCGAGTTATAAATTGGACAGATTTGA TTTCGATGTTCCAAACCTTCAATTCTTCTGCGGAGGACATgtggaaaaacttgaacttgaaGGAAAGTACAAGGTTACTGGAAAAATTTTGATAGCTCCAATCCAAGGCGAAGGTGTTTTCACTGCTACAGTTG gaaaaaCAAGAATGGATGTCTACCAGAAAGTGAAAGAAGTTACCAAAAAGGGGCAAATATATATTGCTCCCGTACACACAAATAGTTCTATCACAGTTGGTAACCCTAAAGCTAAATTAGATGGTCTTTTCAACAATAATGAAGAACTGA ataaagcCACAAATCAAGTGATCAGTGATAACATTGATGTTCTCTTCGAAGATCTCAAGCCTGTTTTAGAGAAAGTCATCACAGACTATTTGGAGAACATTTTGCTGGCTGCATTAGAAGATCAAGTACCATTCGCGAAATTGTATCCCATCAAAAAAGATGGATTCTAG
- the LOC123678765 gene encoding protein takeout-like — protein MKTLLSISVCVVLCVIGSTEAKGIPSYITLCKSKDPELEKCILRAVDAIQPHLKSGIPELGIPSLDPLTIPFAGLEAGPTFNASFRDIEVYYANEFKIDKFKLDLDKVDLDIGITFPKLRIKSKYAIDGKILFLELKGSGPADGNFTNVHAEVKGNGRRIEKNGKTHLEIETINVKGDYGKPIFLFADLFENQEVNDQTNKIINDNIVEIIKELEPVVNKVVIEIVQSLVSRVFVKYSFDELFPK, from the exons ATGAAGACTCTTCTCTCGATCTCAGTTTGTGTGGTTCTGTGCGTTATTGGCAGTACTGAAGCTAAAGGAATTC CTTCTTACATAACATTATGCAAAAGCAAGGACCCAGAATTGGAGAAATGTATTTTACGAGCTGTTGATGCAATTCAGCCACATCTCAAATCAGGAATTCCAGAATTAGGCATTCCATCCCTCGACCCCTTGACCATACCATTTGCAGGACTTGAAGCCGGACCAACTTTCAACGCCAGTTTCAGAGACATTGAAGTATATTATGCGAACGAATTCAAAATCGACAAATTCAAACTTGATTTGGACAAAGTTGATCTTGATATTGGCATCACTTTTCCCAAATTGAGGATCAAGTCTAAATATGCCATCGATGGAAAGATTCTGTTCCTTGAACTCAAAGGATCTGGACCAGCTGATGGGAATTTCA ctAATGTCCATGCTGAAGTGAAGGGAAATGGAAGGAGAATCGAGAAGAACGGAAAAACTCATTTGGAAATCGAAACAATCAATGTTAAAGGCGATTATGGAAAACCTATTTTTCTCTTCGCTGATCTGTTCGAAAACCAAGAGGTCAACGATCAAACCAACAAAATCATAAACGATAATATCgtagaaataataaaagaattggaGCCTGTTGTTAACAAAGTTGTGATTGAAATTGTACAGAGTTTAGTATCTAGAGTGTTTGTGAAATATTCCTTTGATGAACTGTTCCCAAAATAG
- the LOC123678766 gene encoding protein takeout-like produces MQFMLIAFICFQVFGFVVSNKLPNFISYCHRGDPNLNECVAKAMNQVKSHLAEGIPEFQLPSMNPLMLSEASLETGENFKCSFKNIEVYYADEFVLKSVNVNLKKDQVDMTLRFPRLRIKSIYKVTGKLLILQLDGSGPADGNFTNVECIISMSGSRFIKNNKEYVNFNKNELKLNLGHPVMKFENLFGANEELNVQTNRIINENIESILEELSPVLNKVIKEFVFGLIGRVFDRFSLDELFPK; encoded by the exons ATGCAGTTCATGCTAATAGCATTCATCTGTTTTCAAGTTTTTGGATTCGTAGTGTCCAATAAATTAC cTAATTTCATAAGCTATTGTCACCGTGGAGACCCTAACTTGAACGAATGTGTAGCAAAGGCTATGAACCAAGTAAAATCCCATTTAGCTGAGGGTATACCAGAATTTCAGCTTCCTTCTATGAATCCATTGATGCTGTCCGAAGCTTCTCTAGAAACtggagaaaatttcaaatgctcTTTCAAAAACATTGAGGTTTACTATGCTGACGAATTCGTTTTGAAAAGTGTCAATGTCAATCTGAAAAAGGATCAAGTGGATATGACTCTCAGGTTTCCTAGATTGAGAATCAAGTCTATATATAAAGTTACTGGTAAATTGTTGATATTACAGCTAGATGGCAGTGGACCTGCTGATGGAAATTTCA CCAACGTGGAATGCATAATAAGCATGAGTGGTTCAagatttataaaaaataataaggaaTACGTGaacttcaataaaaatgaactgaaactcAATCTTGGTCATCCtgtgatgaaatttgaaaatctatTTGGAGCCAACGAGGAACTCAATGTACAAACCAACAGGATCATAAATGAAAACATAGAGAGCATCCTAGAGGAACTGAGTCCTGTTTTGAATAAGGTCATCAAGGAATTTGTGTTTGGTTTAATTGGAAGAGTATTTGATAGATTTTCACTAGATGAATTGTTTCCCAAATGA